A part of Pararhizobium sp. A13 genomic DNA contains:
- the gltX gene encoding glutamate--tRNA ligase, producing the protein MTDRPVRVRIAPSPTGEPHVGTAYIALFNYLFAQKQGGEFILRIEDTDATRSTPEFEQKVLDALKWCGLKWSEGPDIGGPYGPYRQSDRKDLYKPYVEKIVEAGHGFRCFCTPERLAEMREAQRAAGKPPKYDGLCLHLSAEEVTSRVAAGEPHVVRMKIPTEGSCKFVDGVYGEVDIPWDAVDMQVLLKADGMPTYHMANVVDDHLMKITHVARGEEWLSSVPKHILIYQYLGLEPPVFMHLSLMRNADKSKLSKRKNPTSISYYTALGYLPEALMNFLGLFFIQIAEGEEMLSMAQLAEKFDPANLSKAGAIFDIQKLDWLNGRWLREGLSEDEFAARVLSWAMENDRIKQGLKLSQSRISKLGELPDLAGFLFKSDLGLDASSFAKIKSTPEELVEIFNTVQPDLEKILEWNVETIEAELRAIADRMGKKLKVVVAPLFVAVSGSSRSLPLFDSMAILGRSVVRQRLKVAGQVVASMAGSGK; encoded by the coding sequence ATGACAGACAGACCAGTCCGGGTGCGCATCGCACCTTCTCCCACCGGCGAACCCCATGTCGGCACCGCCTATATCGCGTTGTTCAACTATCTCTTCGCGCAGAAACAGGGCGGCGAGTTCATCCTGCGCATCGAGGACACCGACGCGACCCGTTCGACGCCGGAGTTCGAGCAGAAGGTGCTGGATGCGCTGAAATGGTGTGGTCTGAAATGGTCGGAAGGCCCGGATATCGGCGGCCCCTATGGCCCCTATCGTCAGAGCGACCGCAAGGACCTCTACAAACCTTATGTCGAGAAGATCGTCGAGGCCGGCCATGGCTTCCGCTGCTTCTGCACGCCCGAGCGGCTGGCGGAAATGCGCGAGGCGCAGCGCGCTGCCGGCAAGCCGCCGAAATATGATGGCCTCTGCCTGCATCTCTCTGCAGAAGAAGTGACCAGCCGCGTCGCCGCCGGCGAGCCGCATGTCGTGCGGATGAAAATCCCGACCGAAGGCTCCTGCAAATTCGTCGACGGCGTTTACGGCGAAGTCGATATCCCGTGGGATGCGGTCGATATGCAGGTGCTGCTCAAGGCCGACGGCATGCCGACCTATCACATGGCCAACGTCGTCGACGACCACCTGATGAAGATCACCCATGTGGCGCGCGGCGAGGAATGGCTGTCTTCGGTGCCGAAGCACATCCTGATCTACCAGTATCTCGGTCTTGAGCCGCCGGTGTTCATGCACCTGTCGCTGATGCGCAATGCCGACAAGTCGAAGCTGTCGAAGCGCAAGAACCCGACCTCGATCTCCTATTACACGGCGCTCGGCTATCTGCCGGAAGCGCTGATGAACTTCCTCGGCCTGTTCTTCATCCAGATCGCCGAAGGCGAGGAGATGCTGAGCATGGCTCAGCTCGCCGAAAAGTTCGACCCGGCCAACCTCTCGAAGGCCGGCGCGATCTTCGATATCCAGAAGCTCGACTGGCTGAACGGCCGCTGGCTGCGCGAAGGCTTGAGTGAAGACGAATTCGCCGCACGGGTTTTGTCCTGGGCGATGGAAAACGACCGCATCAAGCAGGGCCTCAAGCTCTCCCAGTCGCGCATTTCCAAGCTCGGCGAACTGCCGGATCTCGCAGGCTTCCTGTTCAAGTCCGATCTCGGGCTTGACGCCTCCTCCTTTGCCAAGATCAAGTCGACGCCGGAAGAACTGGTCGAGATCTTCAATACTGTCCAGCCGGATCTGGAAAAGATTCTCGAATGGAACGTCGAGACGATCGAAGCGGAATTGCGCGCGATCGCCGACCGGATGGGCAAGAAGCTGAAGGTCGTTGTGGCGCCGCTGTTCGTGGCCGT